In Candidatus Binatus sp., a single window of DNA contains:
- a CDS encoding protein kinase, with product MLKSLNEGGQGHIFLVRDAGKNSESLFVLKRLKNAGRLDLFEREVNATRSINHTNILRVVDFDLAGAQPYYVAEYCERGSLVDIGATAFKGNVTGAVSVLGPIVDALHAAHERGIFHRDVKPPNILIRQDGQPVLADFGICHVEGDTRFTLATNEPGGSVNYVAPEMESGRRLGPPCAETDAYSIGKVLYWMLSGGDIFAREDHRGRPLTEILGEQHFEHVHLFLDEAIVEKPENRIRFAELANRIKQMEALVMGNFTPLKPSMALTCRFCGLGKYERHVGPDAGNISRIGIPQMANKDMRALRCDHCGHVELFDFLGLKNDWWSR from the coding sequence GTGCTCAAGTCGCTGAATGAAGGCGGTCAGGGTCATATTTTTCTTGTCCGCGATGCAGGCAAAAATAGCGAAAGTCTTTTCGTGCTGAAGCGTTTGAAGAACGCCGGCCGCCTTGATCTCTTCGAGCGAGAGGTGAACGCGACCAGATCGATTAACCATACGAACATCCTTCGCGTTGTAGATTTCGACCTAGCCGGTGCTCAACCCTACTACGTTGCCGAATATTGCGAGCGTGGTTCACTCGTCGACATCGGTGCAACCGCATTCAAGGGAAACGTGACCGGCGCTGTGTCGGTACTCGGTCCCATTGTCGATGCGCTCCACGCGGCGCACGAGCGCGGCATCTTTCATCGAGACGTCAAACCGCCAAACATCCTGATCCGACAGGATGGGCAGCCGGTGCTCGCGGATTTTGGAATCTGCCACGTAGAGGGCGATACCCGGTTCACATTGGCAACCAACGAGCCGGGCGGTTCCGTCAACTACGTAGCGCCGGAAATGGAATCGGGTCGCCGGTTGGGACCACCGTGCGCCGAGACAGATGCTTATAGCATCGGGAAGGTTCTTTATTGGATGTTATCTGGTGGCGACATTTTTGCCCGCGAGGATCACAGAGGGCGACCGCTTACCGAGATCTTGGGTGAGCAGCACTTCGAACACGTTCACCTGTTTCTCGACGAAGCGATTGTTGAAAAACCCGAGAATCGGATACGGTTTGCCGAGTTAGCCAATCGGATCAAACAGATGGAGGCGCTGGTGATGGGCAACTTTACTCCGCTTAAACCCTCTATGGCATTGACATGCCGATTCTGCGGTCTCGGCAAATACGAACGGCACGTCGGACCCGATGCAGGAAACATTTCTCGGATAGGCATACCCCAAATGGCAAATAAAGATATGAGGGCTTTGCGGTGTGATCATTGCGGGCACGTTGAGTTATTCGACTTCCTCGGTTTGAAAAACGACTGGTGGAGCCGCTGA
- a CDS encoding DUF3644 domain-containing protein: MKRKTTMFLDRAKESLIVAVEIFNRPSEIARLEGVLLMANHAFEMLLKAVVFEKTSRIRGKKEKYNYGFDKCVAICENQLSVLDPNEVLSIKNLNGFRDAAAHDIVDLSEGLLYAHIEQAVLIFGAVLKRTFGKDLARWLPRRILPISASLPNEITAIVSEDMSVIGGLLGKGKRREDDAQAALRPYQVIEKNIRESQGLSGKETSTKAIIRKLKKTDWRTALPMVAGLVQPEIGGIPIHIHVNKKSGFSVRIDPNASAAIAFKYARDEDRYPYLTSELAGKLGIKLWQVVELVKIFRLKGNTDFHNQSKISRSSYVQRYNEKARKVLADALALHGFDDLWRRSKTGESIDPREYVGNDPIEV; this comes from the coding sequence GTGAAGCGTAAGACGACAATGTTTCTGGATCGGGCGAAAGAGTCGTTAATTGTCGCCGTGGAGATATTTAACCGCCCTTCGGAGATCGCGCGCTTGGAAGGTGTCCTCTTGATGGCCAATCATGCGTTCGAAATGCTCTTAAAGGCGGTTGTATTTGAAAAAACGAGCCGCATAAGGGGTAAAAAGGAAAAGTACAACTACGGTTTCGACAAATGCGTTGCGATTTGTGAGAACCAGCTCAGTGTACTTGACCCGAATGAGGTCTTATCGATCAAGAACCTAAATGGATTTCGTGACGCTGCTGCTCACGATATTGTCGACCTTAGCGAGGGGCTCCTCTATGCGCATATCGAGCAGGCAGTGCTGATTTTCGGAGCCGTCCTGAAGAGGACCTTTGGCAAGGATTTAGCAAGATGGTTGCCGCGGAGAATTCTGCCTATAAGTGCATCTCTCCCAAATGAAATCACTGCGATAGTAAGCGAGGACATGTCGGTAATCGGCGGGCTATTAGGCAAGGGTAAGCGGCGGGAAGACGATGCGCAGGCGGCTCTGAGACCGTATCAGGTTATTGAAAAGAATATTCGGGAGTCCCAAGGACTCTCCGGCAAGGAAACTTCAACAAAGGCGATCATTCGCAAACTAAAGAAAACCGATTGGAGGACCGCCCTGCCGATGGTGGCGGGACTTGTGCAGCCAGAGATAGGCGGAATCCCCATACATATACATGTTAACAAGAAGAGCGGATTTTCGGTTCGCATTGATCCGAACGCATCGGCCGCGATTGCTTTTAAATACGCCCGAGATGAAGATCGGTATCCGTATCTGACCAGCGAACTTGCCGGGAAGCTCGGAATTAAATTGTGGCAGGTTGTCGAGCTAGTGAAAATATTCCGACTGAAAGGCAATACGGATTTCCATAACCAAAGTAAGATCAGCAGGTCGAGCTACGTTCAGAGGTACAACGAAAAGGCACGAAAGGTTCTAGCTGACGCGCTCGCACTCCATGGTTTTGACGATTTGTGGAGAAGGTCAAAAACCGGAGAGAGCATCGATCCACGCGAATACGTCGGCAATGATCCGATCGAGGTATAA